In a genomic window of Piliocolobus tephrosceles isolate RC106 chromosome 1, ASM277652v3, whole genome shotgun sequence:
- the DDX20 gene encoding probable ATP-dependent RNA helicase DDX20 gives MAAAFEALGAVAAVATAMPAEHVAVEVPAPEPTPGPMRSLRTAQDLGSPRTRTGDVLLAEPADFESLLLSRSVLEGLRAAGFERPSPVQLKAIPLGRCGLDLIVQAKSGTGKTCVFSTIALDSLVLENLSTQILILAPTREIAVQIHSVITAIGIKMEGLECHVFIGGTPLSQDKTRLKKCHIAVGSPGRIKQLIELDYLNPGSIRLFILDEADKLLEEGSFQEQINWIYSSLPASKQMLAVSATYPEFLANALTKYMRDPTFVRLNSSDPSLIGLKQYYKIVNSYPLAHKVFEEKTQHLQELFSRIPFNQALVFSNLHSRAQHLADILSSKGFPAECISGNMNQNQRLDAMAKLKQFHCRVLISTDLTSRGIDAEKVNLVVNLDVPLDWETYMHRIGRAGRFGTLGLTVTYCCRGEEENVMMRIAQKCNINLLPLPDPIPSGLMEECVDWDVEVKAAVHTYGIAGVPNQPLKKQIQKIERTLQIQKAHGDHMASSRNTSVSGLSVKSKNNTKQKLPLKSHSECGIIEKAMPPKEVGCDRQSEEQKMKNSVQAPIENSTNSQHQVKEALPVSLPQIPCLSSFKIHQPYTLTFAELVEDYEHYIKEGLEKPVEIIRHYTGPGDQTMNPQNGFVRNKVTEQRVPVLASSSQSGDSESDSDSYSSRTSSQSKGNKSYLEGSSDNQLKDSESTPVDDHISLEQPPNGSDTPNPEEYQESSGIQIKTRHKEGASRRAKQSRRNLPRRSSFRLQTEAQEDGWYDCHRETHLSFSDTYQDYEEYWRAYYRAWQEYYAAASHSYYWNAQRHPSWMTAYHMNTIYLQEMLHGNQ, from the exons ATGGCGGCGGCGTTTGAAGCCCTGGGAGCCGTAGCGGCAGTGGCCACTGCTATGCCAGCTGAGCATGTGGCCGTGGAGGTCCCGGCCCCAGAGCCAACACCCGGGCCTATGAGGAGCCTGCGGACCGCTCAGGATCTCGGCAGCCCGCGGACCCGCACGGGGGACGTGCTGTTGGCGGAGCCGGCCGACTTCGAGTCACTGCTGCTTTCGCGGTCGGTGCTGGAGGGGCTGCGGGCGGCCGGCTTCGAGAGGCCCTCGCCCGTGCAGCTAAAGGCCATCCCGCTGGGGCGCTGCGGGCTCG ATTTAATTGTTCAAGCTAAATCTGGCACTGGGAAAACCTGTGTGTTCTCCACCATAGCTTTGGACTCTCTGGTTCTTGAAAACTTAAGTACCCAG attttgatCTTGGCCCCTACAAGAGAAATTGCTGTACAGATACATTCTGTTATTACAGCCATTGGAATCAAAATGGAAGGCTTAGAGTGTCATGTCTTTATTGGAGGGACCCCATTATCACAAGACAAAACCAGACTTAAAAAGTGTCATATTGCTGTTGGATCTCCTG gCAGAATTAAGCAACTCATAGAACTTgactacttgaacccaggcagtatACGCCTCTTTATTCTTGATGAAGCAGATAAGCTTTTAGAAGAAGGCAGCTTCCAGGAgcaaataaa ttggATTTATTCTTCCTTGCCTGCCAGTAAACAGATGCTGGCAGTATCAGCTACTTACCCCGAATTTTTGGCTAATGCTTTGACAAAGTACATGAGAGATCCCACTTTTGTAAGACTGAATTCCAGTGATCCAAGTCTCATAG GTTTGAAGCAGTATTACAAAATTGTCAATTCATACCCTTTGGCACATAAGGTTTTTGAGGAAAAGACTCAGCATTTACAGGAACTATTCAGCAGAATTCCATTTAATCAAGCTTTAGTCTTTTCTAATTTGCACAGCAG AGCACAACATTTggctgatatcctttcttctaaaGGCTTTCCTGCTGAGTGCATTTCAG GCAATATGAATCAGAATCAGCGTCTTGATGCTATGGCTAAACTGAAGCAGTTTCATTGCAGAGTCCTCATTTCCACAGATTTG ACTTCTCGTGGGATTGATGCTGAGAAGGTGAATCTGGTTGTAAATCTGGATGTACCATTGGATTGGGAGACATACATGCATCGGATTGGGAGAGCTGGCcgttttg GTACATTGGGACTGACAGTGACCTACTGTTGCcggggagaggaagaaaatgtgATGATGAGAATTGCCCAGAAATGTAATATCAACCTTCTCCCTTTACCAG ATCCCATTCCTTCTGGTCTGATGGAAGAATGTGTGGATTGGGATGTGGAGGTTAAAGCTGCTGTGCATACATATGGCATAGCAGGTGTACCTAACCAACCCCTAAAAAAGCAAATTCAGAAAATAGAGAGAACCCTTCAAATTCAGAAAGCTCATGGTGACCACATGGCGTCCTCTAGAAATACTTCTGTATCTGGACTATCAgtcaagtcaaaaaataatacCAAACAAAAGCTTCCTCTGAAAAGCCACTCCGAGTGTGGAATCATAGAAAAAGCAATGCCACCAAAAGAAGTGGGCTGTGACAGGCAATCTGAAGAGCAAAAAATGAAGAATTCTGTTCAGGCCCCCATTGAAAACTCCACCAACAGTCAGCACCAGGTCAAAGAAGCTTTACCTGTGTCACTGCCCCAAATTCCTTGTCTGTCTTCCTTTAAAATCCATCAGCCATACACATTGACTTTTGCTGAATTGGTAGAGGATTATGAACATTATATTAAAGAGGGGTTAGAGAAACCTGTGGAAATCATCAGGCACTACACAGGTCCTGGGGATCAGACTATGAATCCTCAAAATGGTTTTGTGAGAAATAAAGTTACTGAACAGAGAGTCCCCGTATTGGCAAGTAGTAGCCAATCTGGAGACTCTGAGAGTGACAGTGATTCTTACAGCTCAAGAACCTCTTCCCAGAGCAAAGGAAATAAGTCATACTTGGAAGGCTCTTCTGATAATCAGCTGAAAGACTCTGAATCTACTCCTGTGGATGATCATATTTCTTTGGAACAACCTCCAAATGGAAGTGACACCCCCAATCCAGAGGAATATCAAGAATCATCTGGAATCCAGATCAAGACAAGACATAAAGAGGGGGCTAGCCGGAGAGCTAAGCAGAGCCGGAGAAACCTACCTAGGCGGTCTTCCTTTAGATTGCAGACTGAAGCCCAGGAAGATGGTTGGTATGACTGTCATAGGGAAACACATCTGAGTTTTTCTGATACCTATCAGGATTATGAGGAGTACTGGAGAGCTTACTACAGGGCATGGCAAGAATATTATGCTGCCGCTTCTCATTCATATTATTGGAATGCTCAGAGACATCCAAGTTGGATGACAGCTTATCACATGAATACCATTTATCTACAAGAAATGTTGCATGGTAACCAGTGA